The following proteins are co-located in the Pelecanus crispus isolate bPelCri1 chromosome 5, bPelCri1.pri, whole genome shotgun sequence genome:
- the CHN1 gene encoding N-chimaerin, translating to MPSRESWPGHRANRSALRNSKQEGRQQDLLIAALGMKLGTQKASVTIWQPLKLFAYSQLTSLVRRATLKENEHIPKYEKIHNFKVHTFRGPHWCEYCANFMWGLIAQGVKCADCGLNVHKQCSKMVPNDCKPDLKHVKKVYSCDLTTLVKAHFTKRPMVVDMCIREIESRGLNSEGLYRVSGFSDLIEDVKMAFDRDGEKADISVNMYEDINIITGALKLYFRDLPIPLITYDAYPKFIESAKTTDPDEQLEILHEALKLLPPAHCETLRYLMAHLKRVTLHEKENLMSAENLGIVFGPTLMRAPELDAMAALNDIRYQRLVVEMLIKNEDILF from the exons ATGCCGTCCAGAGAGTCCTGGCCCGGGCACAGGGCGAACAGGTCCGCCCTGCGCAACTCCAAGCAGGAGGGCCGGCAACAAGATTTACTGATAGCAGCCTTGGGGATGAAACTGGGTACTCAGAAGGCATCTGTGACGATCTGGCAACCTCTTAAACTCTTTGCTTATTCACAGTTGACATCGCTCGTCAGAAGAGcaactctgaaagaaaatgaacatattCCAAAATACGAGAAGATTCATAACTTCAAG GTGCACACGTTCAGGGGCCCGCACTGGTGTGAATACTGCGCCAACTTTATGTGGGGCCTCATTGCTCAGGGAGTAAAATGTGCAG aTTGTGGTTTAAATGTGCACAAGCAATGTTCCAAGATGGTCCCAAATGACTGCAAGCCAGACCTGAAGCATGTCAAAAAAGTGTACAGCTGTGACCTTACAACGCTAGTAAAAGCACACTTCACTAAGAGACCAATGGTAGTAGACATGTGCATTAGGGAAATTGAATCTAGAG GTCTTAATTCCGAAGGACTATACAGAGTCTCAGGATTTAGTGATCTTATCGAAGATGTCAAAATGGCATTTGACAGAG ATGGGGAAAAAGCTGATATTTCTGTGAATATGTATGAAGATATCAATATTATCACTGGTGCACTTAAACTGTACTTCAGGGATTTGCCAATTCCACTCATCACGTATGATGCCTACCCAAAGTTTATAGAGTCTGCAA aaacCACCGATCCGGATGAACAGCTGGAAATTCTCCATGAGGCGCTGAAACTGCTGCCGCCTGCACACTGTGAAACATTACGGTATCTCATGGCGCATCTGAAGAG agtaACGCtccatgaaaaggaaaatctgatGAGTGCAGAGAATCTGGGCATAGTTTTTGGACCAACTCTTATGAGAGCGCCAGAACTGGATGCGATGGCTGCGTTGAATGACATCCGTTATCAGAGACTTGTGGTGGAGATGCttataaaaaatgaagacattttattttga